ATCGCCGGAATAGTGGCTACCGATTTTACCCGGCCAAGGTCTGTTGCCCGCCATATCATCTGAAGCCGGTCGAATACGTCTCGGCACGCCTGGGCTCCGCCTTTCACCCGGAAGGAAAGCAGATGGGAGAAGCGGTTCACCGGTTTTCTGTACCTCTCGTCGTATTCTGCATCTACCAGCCAGAGGTATTTCTTTGCCACCTCGTGCAGCGGGTTTGATTCCAGACCCAGATAGTTCACCGCCAGAACGTTTTTGTGCCGCTCTAGAAACTTCGCTACTGTGAGGGCAGTCTGACTCCATACATCCACCCTTGTGCGCAGTGTGCGCAGGTCGTTCAGAGTCATTGCGGCCTGAAACGGATGCAGACAACCGCCGGTATCCCGCTGGGGCCACAGCTTCAAATACTGGCAGAAATCAGCTTTCATATCTTCGTTGTTGACATTGGAGATTATCGGCTTGCGGCAGATTACCGCACCGGCAATACCCGTACCCGAACTGCTCATCACCTTGGTAACAGACTGAATCACAATGTCGGCGCCATAGCATATGGGCCGCAACAAAGCCGGAGAAGCAATCGTGGAATCGCAAATAAAGGGCAACCCGCGCGCGTGCGCCAAGTCCACGACCTGCTTCAGGTCAAAGAAAGCCAGGCCTGGATTGGACGGCATCTCGCCATACAAGAAACGGGTGTTCTTGTCTATGAGCCTTGCCCATTCATCCAAGTCGTTTGAATTACGCACCCAGCGCACCTCGATGCCCCGCTCCTGCATCTTGCGGATATTGAACTGCTGGAATGTCCCACCGTACACCTGGCAGGTGGCGACAAAATTCAGAGGCGCATCGTCCTGCCTTACCAGCAGCGCGTCAGTCACGCCCGCAATCGCAGCCATACCGGACGAATAGACAACGCAGCTTGTTTCTCCGTCATAGCCGTACCCGTCAAGCAGCGCCAGAACATCTTCTAGATACTGAAGCGTCGGGTTGTGAATCCGGGTATAGCACCAGGTTGGAATCTGATAGGAGAGAGCGGCTTCCAGTTCATCTGAGTCGCGGTATGCCTGAGCTGCAGATAAGAACAGCGGCTCCATCGTCGCGCCCTGGTTATTGTTCAACGCTTCTTCCACCGTGTAGAGCCCGTGCACGGCAAGCGTGTCAAAACGCCGGCGCTTGGCTTGTTGCCAGGCTTGCCGGCGCTTCTCGATAATCACCCTGGCCCTTTCCAGATACCGTTTCATGCCCTCGCTTGGCGAGGGCGTGGGTTTGTTCATCACGGTTCCTCCTGAGATAAGCGACCTCTATAGTCGGGGTTCCATTTGCGCACAAGGCAATCTAGGCGAACATCAGCTTCAAGTCAAGCGGACGCCTCTGGTTGACATATACAGCCGCCACGGCATTATCAGCATCGTCTAAAAGGAGCTTTTATGCACCACCCTGATACTTTGTGCGTTCACTCTGGCCAGCCTGAGACCGGCCCAGGGCCGGTAGTTACTCCGATATACGCAACCTCCACTTTCCGCTTCCGTTCTGCCCAGCATGGCGCAGCCCTTTTTGCCGGCAAAGAGCCGGGCTACATCTACACCCGCATGCTCAACCCGACAGTAAAGGGACTGGAAGATTGCGTCGCCAGCCTTGAGGGAGGCGCATTCGGCCTAGCCACCAGCTCCGGCATGGCCGCCATTCATGCTACACTGGTCGCGCTCTGCTCAGCTGGCAACCACGTAGTCTGCTCCCGGGCGGTGTACGGCCCGACTCTGGGACTGCTGCAGAGTATAATGTCCGGGTTGGGCGTGGAGTATTCCAGCGTAGATACGACGGATGTAGAACAGGTGAACGCTGTTCTTCGGCCCAACACCAAAGTCCTGTTTGTGGAAACACCCGGCAACCCGACGCTTGTCATCTCTGACCTGGCGGCTCTGGCTGGACTCTGCCAGAAGCGTGGTATCAAGCTGGTGGTGGATAACACCTTCATGACTCCGATTCTGCAACGACCTCTGGACTGGGGAGCAGATGTGGTAGTTCACTCCTTGACCAAGTTTCTTAACGGACATGCTGATGTGGTCGGCGGCATTATCGTGGTGCGCAACGAGGCCACGTACCTGCAGTTCCGCAAGGTTCTGAACCATCTGGGCGGGGTATTGGGACCCTTTGAAGCATTTCTGGTGCACCGGGGCATCAAAACCCTGCACCTTCGGATGCAGCGTCACTGCGAAAATGCCATCCTGATTGCCAGATTCCTGGAAAGTCACCCCAAAGTGGCGGCGGTACGTTATCCCGGGCTTCCTAGCCATCCCCAGTACGAGCTGGCGCAGCGGCAGATGAAAGGTCCGGGCGGCATGATAAGCTTTGAGCTGAAAAGCGGCCTGGAAGCCGGGCGCCGGGTTATGGACTCGGTCCGGCTCTGCGGACTCGCAGTCAGTCTGGGCGGAGTAGAAACACTTATTGAGCATCCCGCCTCCATGACTCATGCCAGCGTGCCAGAGGAAGAAAGGTTGCGTGCAGGTATTACTGATGGTCTGGTTCGCCTGTCAGTGGGTATAGAAAACCCGGAAGATATTATCGCCGATTTGGATCAGGCGCTTGCCAGGGCGTGAGTCAGGTGCGTCACACCGTAGCCAAAACCAGTAAATACAGGCAGACCTACACCACCGGCAAAAAGGTATAAGAGGACAGCTGCGCTTGCCCGCCGGGCGCCAAGGGCCGCTCCGGCCGGACGCACCGCCTGCCAAACTGTGAATAAAACGAAGTTGAGGAACAAACGGCCAGCTGCTATACTACGCCCTAACTAGGAGATGCTTGTGTCCAGAGTTTGCATTCTCTTTGCGCTGTTGACCCTGGCTCCGGCCTGGGGAGCCAATCTTATTGTCAACTCATCTTTTGAATACTGGCTGTTCGGCTCGCCGGTGGGATGGGTAACTTCCAATGCGGTGATAGAAAGCACGGTCGTGCGTGATACAAATGCCCATACCGGTCGCTATTGCGCACTGCTGCGCGGGGCAGATACCTCTGCCTTTGTGACAACTACGACAATCGTGCGGCCGGGAATCCACTATCAGTTCGGGGCTTTCTGCCGGGTACCGGGCATACTCCCGGCCTCTTTTGTCCTGCAGTTTACGACTTTGCTGGCCGACCCGATTGGTAACCCGATAATCATTCCGGCAATATACTCAGGCCGCAACTACCGCGAGTACACGCGCTGGGTTACCGCTCCTGAATCTGCCTTCTTTCTCGTTGTGACGTTCGCTACCCTGCCGCATGCGACCGCATACCTGGACGACGTCACCCTGGAAGATACCACGTTTCTCGGCCTTGAAGAGAAACAATCCACTGCTCTGCCCATTGCAAACCAGACTCGCAAGATAGTCGTGCCTGCAGGATGCCGGCTAACTGTGATGCCGGGTATGATGGCCTACGACATCACGGGCCGCAGGTTCAATTGTAGTCTGCCTGGAGGAATCTACTTCCTTACTCCGAAGCGTTGACGCGGTAGCAAGACTTATCGCTCCTGCTGCACGCCGCCCAGATTAGCAAGGCAAGAAACAGAACGACTATCAGCGCCAGATGATACCACAACCACGTTGGTAATCCCCACCAGAACACTTCTGACCTGTTCCAATTCCAGAAGTCAACGCTCGCCACGAACAGAAGACCAAAAACAGCCACCCAGCGCCAGGCTGAGCCAGATATCCGCGCCATAACATCAGTTTGCCGCGCCGGCCGGACAAGGCTTCCCACCACCAAAACAGCCGTCGTCACCAGCACCACCGGAATCACCGGCAGCACTCCCGGCGCGGGCAGGAGTTTGAAATGATAGAGCGCCACCAAGGCCTCGCCAGCGACAATGGAAGCAAGGGCCGCCCAAGGATTCGTCCTGCGCCAGTACACTGCCGCGAACGTCACAGGAAAAAGCACAGCAAGACCGGTAAAGGTCTCTGTCGCTATCACCCGTATCGTAGCCACCGGCCGCAACGCCAGAACCAGACCGACCAGACCCAGCAGCACCACTGCGGCGCGAGACCAGACAGGCGAGGAATGTTCCTTGCACCCCAATATATCGCGTACCACCATTGAACTAAGCGTCAGAAGCTGAGAATCCATCGTTGACATCATCGCCGCAAGCACTCCAGCTACCACCACCGCAGCTAACCAGCTTGGCAGAACTCGTCCAGCAACAAGCGGCAACACCTCATCAGCTGCTCTGCCGACCAAACCTGGTTCCACCAACCGAGCCATGACCCCAACTGCAACCGGGAGAAAGAATAGTCCACCCGTTACCAAGGGATAGAACAGTGCGGTGACCCGCAGAGCTTTTTCGTCCCGTGCAGCCAGGAATCGCTGGAACAATTGCGGAAACATCGGGTCGCACAGGAACCACAGCGCCATATAGGAAAGCCACACGCCCACCGGAAACTCGCCACCAGGTCCTGGACGGGCAAACAGTGCCGGCAGTTGCTCTCGCACCGTCTGGTTCGTCTGGCCAAATCCGCCCAAAGCCCGAGCCGCGCCCACAAACACCGCAACCAGTGCAACAATCATTACGCCCCCCTGGAGCGTATCAGTCCACACATCCCCACGCAACCCCGAGGCAACGACATAACCGACCCCTACCACGGTCACCAGAACTACTCCCCAGGCATAGGGAATGCCAAGTAGTTTGTTCAGCGCATACCCTGCGCCCATCGGCTGCAGCGCTATGTAGGGCAGTGTAAACACAATCATGACAGTGGCAAAAGCAAGTTGTAAAGGCCTGTTGCCGAGCCGGACGAGCATAAACTCTGCCGGCGTCACTACGCCCCGGGCCCGACTCCAGCGCCAAACAGGTATGCCCAGAAAAAGAAATGTCAGAGCCATAAACCCGGTGCCGAACGCCATTATTGGGTAGTAAGCGTACCCGGACCGGTATCCCTCGCCGGCAAACCCGAGTACCGTGAAGGCAGAGAAATTCGTAGCCGCCATGGTCAAGAGCAGGAACAGCGGCCCAATCGTCCTGCTGGCCAAGAAAAAGTCTTCCTGCCCGGGGCGGCTACGACGTCGGGCCAATAGCCCGAGCACAGTCAGGGCCGTAAGGTAACCAAGGATGATGATCGTCTTTATCATCGCTGCTCCTAACGCATCTTTTCTCCGGGACAGAAAAGGCCATCCCGGGCCGACCGGGATGGCTCACGCCTGACATAGCCGGCAACTAAGCATACCCGCTGACAGCCGTACGTCAACCCGGCGCAATGCGCGGACTCAGGTGCTTCTCACCTGAGACAACCGGACGAGCGCCGCAGCCTGCTGCCGCTTTAGCCCATGCCGAGTCATAATACCGGTTCGAGTTTCCGGAAGGCGCAATGTTCTGGGCATCAATTCAGGCCGAGTTGACTTTGTTCGTTCTGCCGCTATTCTCACTATCCGGCGTCTCTGGCCCAGGACACTGTCTGCATCAGTGTTTGGCTATCGCCGGCAGTGGCGCAGAATACAACTCACTGATAAATAATAGATTAGGAGGACCTGTGCTTACAAACTTCGCTAACGAACCTTATCTGAATTTCGCCAAGACCGAAAACCAGGTCGGGCTCGAACAGGCACTTACCAAGCTGAAAGAAGCGGCAGGAACTGAGTACGACCTTGTCATTGGCGGCAGGCGGGTTCGAACCAAGCAGCAGTTCATCTCGTACAATCCTTCGGACCGAAAGCCGGTCGGAACATTTTCGCGGGCGACCGAGAAGGAAGCCGGACTGGCAATGAAAGCCGCTCTGGCCGCGTTTGAAGAGTGGAAGTACGTACCGGCAGTGGAGCGTGCCTCGGTCTTCCTGCGCGCCGCCCGGATAATGAGGCAGCGACGATTCGAGTTCGATGCGGCAATGATTCTCGAAGAAGGCAAGAGCTGGTCTGAGGCCGATGCCGACTTTGCCGAGGCGGTTGATTTTCTTGAGTTCTATGCCCGGGAGGCAATCCGCTACGACCAGCCGTGCGGGGTGACACCATTTCCGGGTGAGCTGCAGGAGGTTCGTTACATTCCGCTCGGCGTCGGAGTGGTAATACCGCCGTGGAACTTTCCGTGTGCGATAATGGTCGGCATGACGACTGCGGCTGCAGTCACCGGCAACACGGTAGTGCTGAAGCCTTCCTCGGATGCCCCGCTTATCGCAGCCATGTTCACCGAGGTGCTGGAGGAGGCTGGCCTGCCACCGGGTGTGGTCAATCTGCTTACCGGGCCGGGCGGCGCAGTCGGTGATTTCCTGGTCCAGCACCCGAAAACACGCTTCGTCTCCTTTACTGGCTCCAAGGCCGTCGGTCTTGGCATCATCGAGAAGGCAGCAAAGACGCAGCCGGGTCAGATATGGATAAAACGGATTGTCGCCGAGATGGGTGGGAAGGACTGTATCATTGTTGATGCCGAAGCCGACCTGGCTGAGGCAGTCGAGGGCGTCGCAGTATCTGCTTTCGGTTTTCAGGGACAGAAGTGCTCGGCATGTTCGCGGGCGGTCGTGGACGCAAGGGTGTATGACGAGTTCTTGGAGCGACTGGCCGAGCGTGTAAAGAAGATAACGGTAGGACCAGTGGAAAGGCGCGAAAACTGGATGGGGCCGGTCATCAACGAACGGGCGTTTGATTCCATCATGGAGTACATCAACGTCGGCCGGAAAGAGGGCCGACTGGTGTGCGGCGGCCAAGGCGATAAACGAGAAGGTTTCTTCATTCAGCCGACCGTGTTTGCGGACGTAAGACGCAACGCTCGAATTGCCCAAGAGGAGATTTTCGGACCAGTGCTGGCCGTCATCAAAGCGCGAAACTTCACCGATGCTCTAGACATCGCCAATGGCACTGAGTACGGGCTCACCGGCGCAGTCTATACCCGCAACCGAGACAAGATTCATCGTGCGAAGCGTGAATTCCATGTCGGCAACATGTACATAAACCGGAAGTGCACTGGCGCGCTGGTTGACGTGCAGCCGTTTGGCGGATTCAACATGTCAGGCACCGACTCTAAGGCTGGTGGCCGGGACTACCTCCTGCTCTTTCTCCAGGCAAAGGCGATGACCGAACGGTTCTAGGGGTCAAGCATGTCGAACAGGTCTTATCGAGCAACCCACGCCTCAAATCCGAAAAAGACCCGCGGGTCTCGCCCCATGTCCACCCCAACCCGGGCGGGCAGGCGGTCTGGAGGTCGAGCCAATCGCCGGCGCGTGCTGATTATGGGTGCGGCTGGCATGGACTACCATGTCTTCAACGTTTGTTTCAGAGACAACCCGGCTTACGAAGTGGTCGGCTTCACCATGGCCCGGGAGCAAAATCTCGGCACCGTCGGTGGGCTTCGAACCTATCCACCGTCGCTTGCTGGCAAGCTGTATCCTCGGGGCATTCCGACTTTCCCCGAGGAAGAAACAGCGGTTCTGGTGAAGCAGTTAGGTGTTGACGAGGTGGTCTTCGCCTATTCGGATGTATCCCACCAACACGTCATGAACCTGGCCTCAGCTGTGCTTGCCGCTGGTGCGAGTTGGCGACTTTTCTCACCCCGGCTGACTCAACTTCAGTCAAGCAAACCGGTCATTGCCGTCTGTGCGGTTCGGACCGGGTGCGGAAAATCGCAGACTTCGCGCCGAGTCTATGATATCATCCGGTCAAAGGGCATCGGCGTTGTTGCGGTACGCGAGCCGATGCCGTATGGCGAGCTAGAAAAGCAAGTCTGCCAGCGGTTCGCATCCTACGACGACCTGGACCAGGCAGAGGCAACAATTGAGGAACGCGAGGAGTACGAGCCGTACATCGAGAACGGAATGGTCATCTTCGCGGGCGTAGACTACACCAAGGTGCTGCGCCGTGCCGAGGCCGAGGCTGAAGTTATCGTGTTTGACGGTGGGAATAACGAGATATCGTTCTTCCGACCAGACCTGCTCATCACTGTGACCGACCCACTGCGGGCCGGCGCGGAGACCGCCTATCACCCCGGCGAAGTGAACCTGAGGCTCGCCGACGTGGTGGTGATAAACAAAGAGGACTCTGCCAATCCCGAGCAGATATCAAGCGTCAAGGAAACGGTGCGTCGGCTGAACCCAACCGCGCTCGTAATTGACGCCGACTCACCGCTTGAAGTTGCCGACCCGAATGTAATCCGTGGCAAACGGGTACTGGTTGTCGAAGACGGACCGACCGTGACACACGGGGACATGCCATACGGCGCGGGCCGGATTGCAGCCGAACGGTTCGGGGCGGCGGCAATCGTTGACCCCAGACCGTACGCCACCGGTTCGCTGGCGCGCGAGCTGGAGAACAATCCTCACCTTGACCGGGTGCTCCCGGCAATGGGCTATTCAAAAGAACAACTTGCCGAGTTACGCTCTGCCATCAATCAGGCAGAATGTGACATTGTTGTCTCGGGCACGCCGATTGACCTTGCCCGGCTAATGCGAACCAACAAGCCCATCGTCCGGGTCAAGTACAGCTTGCTTGAGAAGTCTCGGCCGGACCTTGACGAAATCGTCACGGGCCTGCTGGAAAAGAAGGGGTTGGTCAAGCGAAACTAAGACGGCAGCCCGACCACTAATGGTTGTCGGCGCTTCTGGAGATAACGCCATTAGGCGCTGGCGCCTCGCGCTCACGGCATTCGCCTGGTTGCTCATCGTCCGGTCCGGGTTAAGTCTGTTTTCCGGGTTCTTACTGATTCCGCTGGCAACATTGCTGATCGGCGGTGGCGTTGCGGCTCAGTTTCGACCACTGGCAGCAGCCGGGGTTGGACACGCGCTTGTGGTCGGAGTCGGGTCGGTTGGATTGCTTCGGCGTCGCCGCTGGGGCTGGTATGTCGTGGTAATAAGCCAGATTCTCGAGGTGGGAGCGGCGTTCGCCTTCGCCATCCCTGCGCTGAAACCGGTACTGATGCTTCTCGACCCGGGCCGCGCAACTGTCGCCAGCTTCGCGATTGCCGGTCTCGTCGCGCTTGTCCCGGCTTCAATTGCCGGATTTCTTATGCTCGAACCGGTCGTTGCGCAGTTTGAGCAGGGGCGGCCGCGGTCGCTGGACCAGCCTTGACTTCTCAAGCATTTCGGGCATAGTTTCGCGGCATGACAAAGCTGTCGGAGATGGAGTACCGCGTGCTCGCGGCGCTGCCGTCGGACAAACCCCTGCCCGTCGAAGAGCTCGTTCAACGCGTAGCTGAGCAGTATGGTGTTGACGTCCCAAATCACACGGAGAATGTCAGCCGGCTGACGCAGCTTGCCCTGATGGCAGGACAGCATGAGGCAGGATACGGCGACCAGGCTTACGTGATGGCAGGCCTGAAGATTCTAGCCGACAAAGGCCTGGCAAGCATCTGCGAGACCCCTGACGAAGAACTGCGGGTTGTTCAAGACCGTGCCGGCAGTGCCTTCGAGTTCAAGCTCCCGGAACGGCTAGCACTGCAAAAACTCAAGCTCGCCAAAGCCGGCGACTCAGTCAGCCTCGCAGACGTAACCAGAATATTGGGCAAGGACGATGTTCGAGCCGAGGTGAAATGGTTGACCAAGAAACATTGGTGCCGACGGGATGCAGATAAATTGGTATTGACCGACGTCGGCGAGAAGGCGGCTTGCGGCGAAGAGCTGGGCGAAGACGAGAAACTGGTCAGCATGCTTGCGGACGGAAAACCAAGGCTTGTCTCTGACATCCGGGCCGGACGCTCAGACCTTGATGTCACCGCTGCTATCGAGCTGCTGCGTGGGCGGGATGACATCGTGAAGCGACGGCGGCGCAACCGACGAACAGTGACGCTTACCGCCAGAGGAAAAGAGCTGAAGACAGCGGGCATTGAACCGGTCAAGGAAGTCACACAACTGACACCAGAACTACTCAAGACGGGCAAGTGGCGCGATGTCGCCTTCAAGCACTACGACGTGAAAGTAGCCGTGGCGCCACGCTACCCCGGCAAGCCCCATCCGCTCCAACGGGTAATCCAGGAGACTAGACGGGCGTTCTTCGAGATGGGTTTTGAGGAAGTGGACTCGCCGGTCGTTGAGACCGCATTCTGGGACTTCGATGCCTTGTTTCAGCCGCAGGACCATCCGGCCCGGGAAATGCAGGACACATTCTACACTAAGATGCCAAGCGAGGGACAATTACCCGACAAGGCATTGGTTGAACGGGTTGCGCGCACGCACGAAGACGGTGGCGACACCGGCTCGACCGGCTGGCGCTACCACTGGGACATAGAGAAGGCGAAGCGTCTGGTATTGCGCACCCACACAACCGCAGCCACCATCCGTGCAGTAGCGGCAAATCCGAACCCGCCTCGGAAGGTGTTCTCCATCGGCAAGGTTTTCCGGCGGGAGAACGTGGACGCGACCCATCTGCCTGAATTTGTGCAGATAGACGGCATCATCATTGACGAACAAGCAAACCTTGCCACCCTGCTTGGCACACTGGCCGAATTCTATCGCAAAATGGGCGCCCAGAAAGTGCAGTTCCGGCCATCGTTCTTCCCTTACACCGAGCCATCAGCAGAGGTATTTGCCTATGTCGAGGGTTTGGGCTGGGTCGAAATGTGCGGCTCTGGCGTCTTCCGGCTTGAGGTCACACGGCCACTGGGCTGCACCACACCGGTCATCGCCTGGGGGGGGGGACTGGAGCGCATTGCGATGCTCCGCTTCGGGCTCGACGACATCCGTAAGCTGTACTGGGCAGATATAGACTGGCTAAGAGAGGCAAAGCTGTGCCGGTAGCAAACGTACCGCTCGGGCAGCTGAGACGCTTGGTAGGCCGGGACCTGGGACGGGATGACCTCGTCCAAGCGCTTGCCGAGCTGGGCTGCGACGTCGAGGGCAGGGCAGTAGTGACGTCATACCGGTGCGGTCGGTGTAGTCAGATCACCGAGGTGCTTGAGCATGAAGATTTCAACAGCAAGTGTGCGCACTGTGGCAGCGGAGACATTACGGTGTCCGGTTCCGCTGAGGTCATAAGGCTCAACCTCCTGCCGGTGCGGCCGGATATGTTCGACGTGGCCGGATTGGCGCGGGCGCTGCGTGGATATCTGGGTATCGAGACCGGGCTGCCCAATTTCGGGGTACGGGCTTCGAACTTCGAAGTTATCGTTAGGGCCGGTCTGGAAGAAATCAGACCCTATATCGCCTGCTGTGTGGTCCGGGACCTCGCGCTCGACGATGAGACGGTCCGGATGCTCATGAAGATGCAGGAGAATTTGCACTGGGCCTTGGGCCGGAATCGCCGGCGCGCCTCAATTGGCGTCTATGACCTCGACACGGTGACACCGGGCTTTGAGTACCGACCGGTGCAGCCAGAGGCGCTCAAGTTCGTGCCACTCTTCGGTATGCCGGATGGTATGGTTGCGGCGACGCCCAAGCAGATATTGGAACGGCACCCGAAGGGCATCGGTTACCGGCATTTGCTTGAACCTTTTGACCGCTACCCCCTCCTGCGCGACAGCCAGGGGAAGGTGCTTTCGATGCCACCGATCATCAACAGCGAAGAAACACGGGTAACTGCGGATACCAAGAACCTGCTCATTGACGTAACCGGCCCGGACCTGAATGCCGTTACCCGCACCCTCGCCGTCATAACCGCAAGCCTGTACGACCTTGGCGCCAAGCTTGAGTCCGTAGACATCGTTTACCCGGACGGCAGCAGGACGACAACACCCGACCTTGCGCCTATGAGGATGACCGTGACTGCGAAGACCGCAAGACAGGTGCTTGGCTTCGACGTACCTGATATCGAGAGCTGTCTGACGCGCATGCGCTATGGTATTGAAGTCGGCAACCAGGCGAGTGCCAATCTGCACGGTCAATGTCCGCACGACCGGCCGCGTAACGAGTCAACCGGCCGGATGGCGGTTCTGGTTCCGGCGTACCGTAGCGACGTAATGCACGAGTATGATATCATCGAAGACATCGGTATCGCCTACGGGTATCAAAACATCGTACCGCGACTAGTACCGACGCTGACCGTTGGCAAGCCTCAGTGGGCCGAGGAGTTTGCCGACCGGTGTCGCGGGATAATGACTGGCCTCGGTTATCTGGAAATCATGACACTGGTGCTCACGAACGACCACGAACACTTCGAACTGCTCGGGATGCCGACTCCTGCCAGCGCTCCACCACGAGACCCTGGGCTGAGCGTCCCGAGTTCCGGGCTGCCTGGACGTGCAATGTCCGGTTACTGCCAAGTCGAAAACCCGACTAGTGTGGACCAGACAATGCTTCGCAAACATCTCCTTTCAGGCCTGCTTGCCACCATGCGCGTAAACGTAAGCCGGGAAATGCCACAATTACTGTTTGAGGTTGGCGAGTGTTTTGAAATTGACCCTAAGGTTGAGACTGGTGTCGCCACTAGGCACCGACTGGCCGCGGGCATCACCGGACCAAGGGCCGGGTTTGCCGACATCCGCCAGGTTGCCGACACTCTCATCCGCGAACTTGACCTCATCGTCAGCTTCGAACCGCTAGAACCCCTTGAGACCTTCATACCAGGTCGAGCTGCCAAGCTTCTTGTGCGTCGTGGTGGCCGCAACCTGGAGTGGGGCATGTTGGGCGAAGTTCATCCACGAGTGCTTGAGAACTTCGGGCTCGGCCAGCCGGTCGCGTTACTCGAAGTCACGCTCGATATCCTCCTGTAGTCGTGCGCAAGTGCCCTCACTGCGGTGAGTTGGTTCATGATGGACAGGACCGCTGTTTCGCCTGCGGTCAGCGGGTTGTCCGGGTCACACCACGGCATTCCGGTACAACAAACCCGTGGGTATTCATCGCCGCCGCCATGGCAGCGCTTGCCGCAGTCATTGGCCTGGTTATGGTCCTGCCGCGCCAGCGCAGGCACGAACATATCCGGCGCAACCAGATTGAGCAGGTTAGGGTACGAGACTCGGTTCGCCGTGCAAACGTTGTGAATACCAGTGCCAGTCAGCACGACCAGGAGGTCGCACAGCTGAATGGCGCAATTAGCAAACTGGAGCTACGTTTCAAAACGGTTCAGCAGCAGGTCGTCAGCGAGACCCCGACGCCCGAGCAGCAGAGGCTGATTACGCAAATCGGATCAGAGCTCGTCAGACTCAGAATGATGGTATCAGCCATGCTCCTGGCCGAAGCTACGAAGCGTAAGGCTATGGCCGACTCGGTACGGCTCGGCCAGCGCCGGGTTCGGACAATGATTTCCGACCTTACCCGCGCACCGAAAAACCACTAGTCCGGCGCGCTCTCACGGAGCGCTGCCGCCGCCTCACTGGCTCGGCGGACACCAATACATGTGTAGTGC
This sequence is a window from candidate division WOR-3 bacterium. Protein-coding genes within it:
- a CDS encoding PLP-dependent transferase, whose protein sequence is MNKPTPSPSEGMKRYLERARVIIEKRRQAWQQAKRRRFDTLAVHGLYTVEEALNNNQGATMEPLFLSAAQAYRDSDELEAALSYQIPTWCYTRIHNPTLQYLEDVLALLDGYGYDGETSCVVYSSGMAAIAGVTDALLVRQDDAPLNFVATCQVYGGTFQQFNIRKMQERGIEVRWVRNSNDLDEWARLIDKNTRFLYGEMPSNPGLAFFDLKQVVDLAHARGLPFICDSTIASPALLRPICYGADIVIQSVTKVMSSSGTGIAGAVICRKPIISNVNNEDMKADFCQYLKLWPQRDTGGCLHPFQAAMTLNDLRTLRTRVDVWSQTALTVAKFLERHKNVLAVNYLGLESNPLHEVAKKYLWLVDAEYDERYRKPVNRFSHLLSFRVKGGAQACRDVFDRLQMIWRATDLGRVKSVATIPAISTHWQQGEEGRQMAAIPPDLIRLSVGAEHPDDIIADLDQALAKSN
- a CDS encoding aminotransferase class I/II-fold pyridoxal phosphate-dependent enzyme translates to MHHPDTLCVHSGQPETGPGPVVTPIYATSTFRFRSAQHGAALFAGKEPGYIYTRMLNPTVKGLEDCVASLEGGAFGLATSSGMAAIHATLVALCSAGNHVVCSRAVYGPTLGLLQSIMSGLGVEYSSVDTTDVEQVNAVLRPNTKVLFVETPGNPTLVISDLAALAGLCQKRGIKLVVDNTFMTPILQRPLDWGADVVVHSLTKFLNGHADVVGGIIVVRNEATYLQFRKVLNHLGGVLGPFEAFLVHRGIKTLHLRMQRHCENAILIARFLESHPKVAAVRYPGLPSHPQYELAQRQMKGPGGMISFELKSGLEAGRRVMDSVRLCGLAVSLGGVETLIEHPASMTHASVPEEERLRAGITDGLVRLSVGIENPEDIIADLDQALARA
- a CDS encoding biotin transporter BioY, coding for MRPAGAALGARRASAAVLLYLFAGGVGLPVFTGFGYGVTHLTHALASA
- a CDS encoding sodium:solute symporter family protein → MIKTIIILGYLTALTVLGLLARRRSRPGQEDFFLASRTIGPLFLLLTMAATNFSAFTVLGFAGEGYRSGYAYYPIMAFGTGFMALTFLFLGIPVWRWSRARGVVTPAEFMLVRLGNRPLQLAFATVMIVFTLPYIALQPMGAGYALNKLLGIPYAWGVVLVTVVGVGYVVASGLRGDVWTDTLQGGVMIVALVAVFVGAARALGGFGQTNQTVREQLPALFARPGPGGEFPVGVWLSYMALWFLCDPMFPQLFQRFLAARDEKALRVTALFYPLVTGGLFFLPVAVGVMARLVEPGLVGRAADEVLPLVAGRVLPSWLAAVVVAGVLAAMMSTMDSQLLTLSSMVVRDILGCKEHSSPVWSRAAVVLLGLVGLVLALRPVATIRVIATETFTGLAVLFPVTFAAVYWRRTNPWAALASIVAGEALVALYHFKLLPAPGVLPVIPVVLVTTAVLVVGSLVRPARQTDVMARISGSAWRWVAVFGLLFVASVDFWNWNRSEVFWWGLPTWLWYHLALIVVLFLALLIWAACSRSDKSCYRVNASE
- the pruA gene encoding L-glutamate gamma-semialdehyde dehydrogenase, translating into MLTNFANEPYLNFAKTENQVGLEQALTKLKEAAGTEYDLVIGGRRVRTKQQFISYNPSDRKPVGTFSRATEKEAGLAMKAALAAFEEWKYVPAVERASVFLRAARIMRQRRFEFDAAMILEEGKSWSEADADFAEAVDFLEFYAREAIRYDQPCGVTPFPGELQEVRYIPLGVGVVIPPWNFPCAIMVGMTTAAAVTGNTVVLKPSSDAPLIAAMFTEVLEEAGLPPGVVNLLTGPGGAVGDFLVQHPKTRFVSFTGSKAVGLGIIEKAAKTQPGQIWIKRIVAEMGGKDCIIVDAEADLAEAVEGVAVSAFGFQGQKCSACSRAVVDARVYDEFLERLAERVKKITVGPVERRENWMGPVINERAFDSIMEYINVGRKEGRLVCGGQGDKREGFFIQPTVFADVRRNARIAQEEIFGPVLAVIKARNFTDALDIANGTEYGLTGAVYTRNRDKIHRAKREFHVGNMYINRKCTGALVDVQPFGGFNMSGTDSKAGGRDYLLLFLQAKAMTERF
- a CDS encoding cyclic 2,3-diphosphoglycerate synthase — its product is MSTPTRAGRRSGGRANRRRVLIMGAAGMDYHVFNVCFRDNPAYEVVGFTMAREQNLGTVGGLRTYPPSLAGKLYPRGIPTFPEEETAVLVKQLGVDEVVFAYSDVSHQHVMNLASAVLAAGASWRLFSPRLTQLQSSKPVIAVCAVRTGCGKSQTSRRVYDIIRSKGIGVVAVREPMPYGELEKQVCQRFASYDDLDQAEATIEEREEYEPYIENGMVIFAGVDYTKVLRRAEAEAEVIVFDGGNNEISFFRPDLLITVTDPLRAGAETAYHPGEVNLRLADVVVINKEDSANPEQISSVKETVRRLNPTALVIDADSPLEVADPNVIRGKRVLVVEDGPTVTHGDMPYGAGRIAAERFGAAAIVDPRPYATGSLARELENNPHLDRVLPAMGYSKEQLAELRSAINQAECDIVVSGTPIDLARLMRTNKPIVRVKYSLLEKSRPDLDEIVTGLLEKKGLVKRN